One stretch of Equus przewalskii isolate Varuska chromosome 9, EquPr2, whole genome shotgun sequence DNA includes these proteins:
- the LOC103558254 gene encoding zinc finger protein 8-like: MTAAGPMAPRHPEQVIFDDVAVDFTQEEWRLLGPAQRTLYHEVMLETFRHLVAVGPGIPKPHIVAQLELGVEPWRMDRGLSQDPCPD; the protein is encoded by the exons ATGACAGCCGCGGGGCCAATGGCACCGCGCCACCCG GAGCAGGTAATCTTCGATGACGTGGCTGTGGACTTCACCCAGGAGGAGTGGAGGCTGCTGGGCCCCGCCCAGAGGACCCTGTACCACGAAGTGATGCTGGAGACCTTTAGGCACCTGGTCGCTGTGG GGCCTGGGATCCCCAAGCCACATATCGTTGCCCAGCTGGAGCTCGGGGTAGAGCCATGGAGGATGGACAGAGGACTCTCTCAAGATCCCTGCCCGG